Genomic DNA from Thermosipho ferrireducens:
GACTTTCTTTAATAGGCCTTGATGCGCTTATCAGTATTTTATAGTCTTTTTCGGGGAAATCATTTCTTTTTTCTGAATTAATTATATCTTTTACTATTCTAATATCTTCTTTGTCGGGAATTGTTCCCACAATCGAGTTAATTTGTTGAAGTTTTTTCAGATCATGACCATACGCAGCTATAAACTTTGTTTTCATTTTTTCTGTATCTATAAGCAGGATACTTCCATAATCTGCTTCAGGAATGATATGGATGGCGGTTTCAAGGATATTCTGGTAAAATTCGTCTAAATTTTTTCCAGGAGTCATACTGGAAAGTATGTTTATCATTCTATACAGGTTGGTTGAGAACTCTTCATTTTCTTTATATAATTCTTCAAGCTCTTTACTTATCAACAAAAGCTGCTCGTTATTTTCTCTGAGTTTTTTATTTTTTTCTCTAAGTTCCTCAGTGGCTTTTTTAAGGGCCTTTTTGTGTACATAAAGCGACATCGAAACTGTAGCAATCACAACTAAACTTAAGATTATAATCAGTTTTATCCAGTATGGTATTTCCTTTTTTCCAATTAACAAATATCTATCAAGTAAATTATAATATATGGAGTTATTATCAGCCTTCCATTTACCCAAATAATAATCTATTTTTTCGATAATGCCTTTATCAATGTCTTTTGAAAAACCAAAATGAATTTCAACAGGAGAAAATATTATGGGAGTTTTGAACAGACCATATGTATCTCCAGCATATATTCTACTTAAAATGGCAGCGTAAGCCTTTTTTTCTCTCACCGCTTTTAGAGCATCATCATACGAGTCAACTTCAAGAAAGTTGATGCTTAAATGGAACTGTTCAGCAAGAACCTTAATTCCCTCTTTTCCAGTATAATATATATCGCTTTTTATTACAGCAACAGTTTTTCTGGATAAATCCAGGAGGGAATTTAATTTTTTATCAAAAGAATAAACAACAGCCCAGTTTATAAATACAGGTTCTTTATTAAACAAGATAAATTCTGTTCTTTTCTCAGAGTAAGCTATATCCAGAAGTATGTCTATTTTTCCTTCTTTTAGTTCATTATATAGAGTACCAAATTCTCCATATTTGTATTTTACATGCCAGTTTTCTTTTCTGGCTATTTCATTTAAAATGTCAACAATGAAGCCTTTGAATTTATTATTTTCATAATAAGTCAATGGTTTATTGTCATATAAACCAACTGTTATATCTCTACTAAATATATAGTTTGTTGTTAATAAAAGTAAAAACGAAAAAAACACAGCCCATTTTTTTATGTTTTTCATAAAGATCCCTTTCCTGAAGTTTTTTGTGTTCACGATTATTTCTAAGAAATTACTAATGGTTAATAATAAACACATTATGATTTCAGAAACGTTAATATCAGAATATTTAACAATTAAAACTTAATATTCAGTAATATTTTATTCGCGAATATTTGCACTCTGATTACGAATAAAACACATTTCGTAACCACAAAGTTACTATTATATGATATAACGCGTTGCATACATGTTTAAAAGTGTTAATATTTTTATGTTAATTTTTTAGACCGTTTATAGTATACTACATTATTCACAAAGATAAACTTAATATATGGTAACAATTATTAATGGACTTGCTTTTAAAAAAGCCTATTTATGTAAAAAAGCAAAACTTTGGAAATTGATATTTCGATTTATACAGTTATTAAGTAGTTTAAAGTGTCAGGTGTATAAAGTTATAAAGTTAGGATGCAGTATAATTTGACTTGGGGTTACTATTTTTGCTATAATTTTAAATGTCTAACATCTTTGTTAAAAAGGAGGTAGACGATGGCTAGAGAAAAGTGGGGATCCAGATGGGCATTTATTTTAGCAGCTGTAGGGTCAGCTGCTGGACTTGGTAATGCGTGGAGATTTCCTTATATGGCATATTCGAATGGAGGAGGTGCGTTCTATGTACCTTATTTTATAGCGCTGTTTTTAGCAGGGATTCCATTGCTAATGGCTGAATTTGCTATTGGACAGGGATTGCAAAGCAGTGCTCCAAAATCCATGGGAAAGATCAAAAAGGGAGCAGAAATAATAGGTTGGTGGGCGGTTATTACAGGAGCATTAATTACTTTTTACTACAACGTGATAATGGCTTATATATTTAACTATCTTTATTATTCATTTGGTGTTTCGTGGAAAGATGATCCTAACAACTTCTTTTTTGGAAAATTTTTACAGGTTTCAAGTGGTCCTGGTGAATTGGGAGGGCTCCGATGGCCTATAGTGATAGGCCTTGCTGTTACCTGGCTCTGGATTTACTTTATTTTAAGGAAAGGAACTTCATCGGTAGGGAAAACAGTTATGTGGACTGTCCCTCTGCCGGTGATACTTTTGATTATTCTTGGAATTAGAGGAATTACGCTTGAAGGTGCTGCAGAAGGTTTGAATTTTCTATTCCAACCAAATTTTGAAAAACTCGTTGAACCGAGAGTCTGGGCAAATGCGTTTGGTCAAATCTTTTTTACTCTTAGTCTTGCTTTTGGAATTATGATAGCATATGGAAGTTACAATAAAAAGAATGAAGATGTGGCAAATAATGCTATTATAACTGCTCTTGGAAATTCAGCAACATCTTATCTTGCAGGAATTGCTGTGTTTTCAGTTCTGGGTTATATGGCAACACAGTTGAGTGTACCTGTGAATGAAGTTGTAAAAGGTGGCATTGGACTTGCATTTGTAGTTTATCCAAAAGCAATTTCCCTTTTCCCGGGTGGTGTAATAGTTCAATCTATCATAGGACTTTCGTTTTTTGTGATGCTTCTCACACTTGGAATTGATTCTGCTTTTTCATTGGTGGAAGCTGTAGAAGCGGCAGCTGAAGACAAATTTAAGATAAATAAAAAGGCATTTTTGATAGGTTTTTCGATTTTTGGTTTTGCTGCAGGACTTTTGTACTCTACACAGGGTGGATTATACTGGCTCGACATTATTGACCATTTTCTTGGTACCTATGCACTCTTAATAGTAGGGATTTTAGAGGCGATTGTTATTGGCTGGATATTTGGGGCAGAAGAATTGAGAAAATATATAAATCAGGTTTCAGAAGTAAAAATCGGGAAATGGTTTAACTTTTCAATCAAATATTTAATTCCTGTTGTTCTCTTAATTGTATTGGTTTTGACTTTTTCAGATGAGCTAAAGGAACCTTATGGTGGTTACCCATCGTGGGCTCTCTGGACAGGATTTTTCGTTTTAATTGCAACGCCGATTCTTGCAATTATATTTGCAAAGATTCCTCCTAAAGATAATAATTATTATAAAAAGGCAAAGATTGATTTAGAGGAAGGAGGAATGTAATTGTGACAGCGGGTGCTATTGTATTTTTGATCCTGGCTGGTGCGGTGTTGTTTGGAGGACTTTTCTGGGCTCTTGGTATTGCAACAAAATCTTCTAAAAAATGATAATAAAAAATAGTAAAAAGGCATCCCGGTGGGATGCCTTTTTATTTGATGAATAGAAATAGGTATATGGTAAAATATACAGGATAGAAAAAAACTAAATCTGGTTAATTATTTTGAATTAAGTGATCGAAAAATCTGGTTTAATTATAGAAAGGTGAAAAGGTGAAAAAATGAAGATTGGTGACTCACTTTTGATATTTATTTATCTGGTGTTTTTTCTTATTCTGGTAAAGTTATCTCCATTTATAATTAGTGCTGTGATTATAGGCTTTTATTTTTCAATAATCATCGAAGTTCCTGCGGGGTTCCTTTCAAAAAAAATGAACAAAGCTTTTTCGAAAGTATTATCATATATCGTTATTCTTGGACTTGTTACTTATGCTTTTGTTAATTTTGTGCCTATAGTCATAGCACAGGGACGAATAATTTTTGATACTCTTAGCGGTTTAAAAATCAATTCGAATACTGTGCTGCCTTCCTGGGTACTTGACTTTTTGAATGATTTAAACAGACAAGTTTCAGGTTTTGCTTTAGAAGTATTGAATAAAGTTATTTCATATGCACCTTCGTTTATAACTATGGCTGTTCTTATAGTTGTTACCACAGTTGCAGTTGGAAATCTTAAAGGATATATAGGTATTAATGCTGAAAAACTTTTTCTGGAAAACCCGAAAAAAGGAAAAAGTTTTTTGAAGAAATTTTATAAAGAGTTTGAAAAGTTTGTACAGGGACAGGTTGTTGTTGCGGCTATTGTAGGCATTTTGGTTGGAGCATCATGTGTTATTCTCGGGATAAAAGGAGCTTTTTTC
This window encodes:
- a CDS encoding MetS family NSS transporter small subunit, with protein sequence MTAGAIVFLILAGAVLFGGLFWALGIATKSSKK
- a CDS encoding sodium-dependent transporter; translation: MAREKWGSRWAFILAAVGSAAGLGNAWRFPYMAYSNGGGAFYVPYFIALFLAGIPLLMAEFAIGQGLQSSAPKSMGKIKKGAEIIGWWAVITGALITFYYNVIMAYIFNYLYYSFGVSWKDDPNNFFFGKFLQVSSGPGELGGLRWPIVIGLAVTWLWIYFILRKGTSSVGKTVMWTVPLPVILLIILGIRGITLEGAAEGLNFLFQPNFEKLVEPRVWANAFGQIFFTLSLAFGIMIAYGSYNKKNEDVANNAIITALGNSATSYLAGIAVFSVLGYMATQLSVPVNEVVKGGIGLAFVVYPKAISLFPGGVIVQSIIGLSFFVMLLTLGIDSAFSLVEAVEAAAEDKFKINKKAFLIGFSIFGFAAGLLYSTQGGLYWLDIIDHFLGTYALLIVGILEAIVIGWIFGAEELRKYINQVSEVKIGKWFNFSIKYLIPVVLLIVLVLTFSDELKEPYGGYPSWALWTGFFVLIATPILAIIFAKIPPKDNNYYKKAKIDLEEGGM
- a CDS encoding HD domain-containing phosphohydrolase, with protein sequence MKNIKKWAVFFSFLLLLTTNYIFSRDITVGLYDNKPLTYYENNKFKGFIVDILNEIARKENWHVKYKYGEFGTLYNELKEGKIDILLDIAYSEKRTEFILFNKEPVFINWAVVYSFDKKLNSLLDLSRKTVAVIKSDIYYTGKEGIKVLAEQFHLSINFLEVDSYDDALKAVREKKAYAAILSRIYAGDTYGLFKTPIIFSPVEIHFGFSKDIDKGIIEKIDYYLGKWKADNNSIYYNLLDRYLLIGKKEIPYWIKLIIILSLVVIATVSMSLYVHKKALKKATEELREKNKKLRENNEQLLLISKELEELYKENEEFSTNLYRMINILSSMTPGKNLDEFYQNILETAIHIIPEADYGSILLIDTEKMKTKFIAAYGHDLKKLQQINSIVGTIPDKEDIRIVKDIINSEKRNDFPEKDYKILISASRPIKESLVNEIKIKSDTWIKILLDIDANSDKNFSEQSKKLVNGFGNLVRAFWLEKLSSQEIKNAYLKFAEKLSIIAEAHDDITGAHIYRVGQLSRFIAEKLKLPVEKIKEIEAFAPLHDIGKIFIDRELLRKNGRLTKEEFEEIKKHTVYGARLLEEPYFKTAKNIALYHHEKYNGKGYPHGLYRDEIPIEAQIVALADVYDALRSPRPYKEKYSHEKALKIILKGDNRTSPDDFNPEILKILERFHLEFQKIYDKFS
- a CDS encoding AI-2E family transporter, with amino-acid sequence MKIGDSLLIFIYLVFFLILVKLSPFIISAVIIGFYFSIIIEVPAGFLSKKMNKAFSKVLSYIVILGLVTYAFVNFVPIVIAQGRIIFDTLSGLKINSNTVLPSWVLDFLNDLNRQVSGFALEVLNKVISYAPSFITMAVLIVVTTVAVGNLKGYIGINAEKLFLENPKKGKSFLKKFYKEFEKFVQGQVVVAAIVGILVGASCVILGIKGAFFLGVLSFITDFIPFLGVIITAVPMLMLGFSTKGLFGLILAAIILIGVNQVEAWILAPKIQSANLKIHWFVLIIVLLIFNDIFGLAGILIAIPTLLFVREYWNTYMFNK